The Pecten maximus chromosome 6, xPecMax1.1, whole genome shotgun sequence DNA window CTGGGTGCCACCATTACTATATACATTCATAGGTATTTTAATCTTAAACCTaaggttcatatatatatatatatatttataacatagtaacacaattcaagaaggaagacaactttatgactcgtacCCTGAccaggcctcgaactcacgatctacggcaccccATCGCCTAACCAGAAATACCTGTAGCTCATACCGCTGCACCACATCGgtgttcttaaaaaagaacctTTCAATGGTGCAGTGACAGTCGGCCAAATAttctgacatgatcattgtggaagtcgtctattagatatgaatacctggatcgcaatgtatttacatacatggatgtgaattgtacacatattacaaatattcatcgagtacaactacgacgggaaattcaaatcttcatcttcggatcaccaacacatagtgcatatgatatatatatatatatatatatatattgatatatccaTGCAAGTATATACATTGCAATCTAGCTATTCATTTTATCTAACAGACGATATTGTGTCCCTTAATTACTTGTTTACTTGGCTTTGTAGATATACAAACAAACTAacatacaattaaattaatatatgtattgtgtTTTTTAGAACATGGTGAAAACCATAATACTATGTTTGCCTGTATGTCAGGACTTCTGTGCTTGTTTAGATTTCCATTGACTGGGGTCTTCAGCTTTTGGATGAAAGTTCTCCCAAAATGACATATCTGGCTCCGAGAGAGGCTGGACATTTTTCATAATATCTTTATAATCTAACACTTTGAATTCCCCTGCTGTGGACAGCAATTCTTCATTCATATCTTCATTTACCTACAATGAAAATCAACAGGGAATGATTAGGAAAATAGTTTTCTTAAGAGATAAATTGGTAAGAAACAATTATGTCActatatttctttttaacaaaatttaaacGGTTTTGTTATTCACTTTCAAAGGGAGCGTCCTCACATTTACTTCTGAAACATTTAAGGCTGCTCATCCTTCTATGCTATGACAATGAGGTATTAAGTTCCATCAAACCATAGAATCACTATTATGTATTGTGTACATTAAGAAACATGATGGACAGATTTCAAGCACTACAATATTACCACACACTAACCAGTTTTTCCGATGGTGTTTTGCAAGTATTGTTTACAGCGACTGCAATACTATGGTTGTCTAAGAAATGTTCCTCAAATGACCAGTCTGACATGGCTGTCCCATCTATCTTCAGTGTTGTATCGGTAATAACACTAGAGTCTATATTTAGACTTGGAAGATGAAAGTTCAATCTGCCTACCTCAAATCCAATGCCTACACCAAGTGCTTTCACATAACTTTCCTTCAAgcactaaaaaaaaaaaaaaaaacatatcacagCTGTATCAAATGTTAATATGAATGGgatgtatatcaatttaatcCAATTATCTGTACCATGTTTCAAGCACCAGGTAAATGATGATCACTGAACAcatttttcttgaaaataatCTAATAATTAAACTTGTCTTCAGATGACTTTTTTACTACAGGTACCTAactactacatatatacatcaatgcATTCACTACACGTTCAAGTATCTCAACAGCACTACAAGGTGCAATGTGACTCAACTTAAAACAGCACCTCCACTGAACACCACACCTCCACTGAACACCATACCTCAACATAACACCACACCTCCACTGAACACCACACCTCCTCTGAACACCACACCTCCACAGAACACCATACCTCAACATAACACCACACCTCCACTAAACACCACACCTTCACTGAACACCACACCTCCACTGAATACCACACCTCTACTGAACACCACCACACCACTGAACACCACCACTGAACACCACTTAACACCACACCTCCACTGAACACCACACCTCCACTGAACACCGCATCTCCACTGAACACCACACCTCCACTAAACAACACATCTCCACTGAACACCACCACTCCACTGAACACCACACCTCCACTGAACACCACACCTCCACTGAACACCACACCTCCACTGAATACCACATCTCCACTGAACACCATACCTCCACTGAACACCACCACTCCACTGAACACCACCACTCCACTGAACACCACACCTCCACAGAACACCACACCTCCACAGAACACCAAACCTCCACTGAACACCACCACTCCACAGAACACCACCACTCCACTGAACACCACCACTCCACTAAACACCACACCTCCACAGAACACCACACCTCCACTAAACAccacacctcaacataacaccACACCTCCACTTAACACCACACCTCCACTTAACAACACATCTCCACTGAACACCACACCTCCACTAAACAccacacctcaacataacaccACACCTCCACTAAACACTACACCTCCTCTAAACACCACACCTCCACGAAACACTACACCTCCACTAAACACCACACCTTCACTTAACACCACACCTCTACTGAATACCACACCTCCACTGAACCCCACACCTCCACTAAACACCACACCTCCACTGAACAccacacctcaacataacaccACACCTCCACTTAACACCACACCTCCACTAAACAACACACCTCCACTGAATACCACACCTCCAACTGAACCCCACACCTCCACTAAACACCACACCTCCACTGAACACCACACCTCTACTGAACCCCACACCTCCACTAAACACCACACCTCTACTGAACCCCACACCTCCACTAAACACCACACCTCCACTGAACAccacacctcaacataacaccACACCTCCACTGAACACCACACCTCCACTAAACACCACACCTCCACTTAACACCACACCTCCACTGAACACCACACCTCCACTAAACACCACACCTCCACTGAATACCACACCTCTACTGAATACCACACCTCCACTGAACACCACACCTCTACTGAACCCCACACCTCCACTAAACACCACACCTCCACTGAACACCACACCTCCACTGAATACCACACCTCCACTAAACAccacacctcaacataacaccACACCTCCACTGAACACC harbors:
- the LOC117329346 gene encoding L-aminoadipate-semialdehyde dehydrogenase-phosphopantetheinyl transferase-like isoform X2, whose product is MIRKVVSEYLNIPYKEVTLARSEKGKPYLTGRTDVDHFSFNVSHQGDYAVLAAQANCNLGADVMKLETRTDVASFFQTMRRQFTAEEWQLIRSPTTDKEQLKLFFRLWCLKESYVKALGVGIGFEVGRLNFHLPSLNIDSSVITDTTLKIDGTAMSDWSFEEHFLDNHSIAVAVNNTCKTPSEKLVNEDMNEELLSTAGEFKVLDYKDIMKNVQPLSEPDMSFWENFHPKAEDPSQWKSKQAQKS